A stretch of Solea senegalensis isolate Sse05_10M linkage group LG10, IFAPA_SoseM_1, whole genome shotgun sequence DNA encodes these proteins:
- the rfwd3 gene encoding E3 ubiquitin-protein ligase RFWD3 encodes MEAMEVDSISVEIHGEASSQSQAALAAQADDTNTQHITIDSGSSTEVDDDEDDDNNGGQGAARAPPRLPATWAFSQRAVGRTATTPSAAQGTPIRRRVRQGLRVHYPSQTAAPSRGFPDFLLRAPAASVAEPESGSTTEVSESDEEDRAGGEADQSTSAAVLPAHSVLPAGPHLNILHHPQPQNSGSVSSSSVVDNETTEAQHQGTKLVPGASSSMQSSLCDESEGDSCTICFEAWTTAGEHRLSALRCGHLFGFTCIQRWLKAQGSAAKCPQCNKKAKRTDIVLLYAPKLRALDNSEQESLKKSLEQEQSLRRKAELESAQYKLKLQVITNKYGQVEQELQELRSLMAQAGRTSIPSSSSSLGSVTVLGLTHRGDGSRVAQYSFSKAILVSQAGGCRVLSYCEPLSCLLASQPSPQPTLVPGCGVKKVSVVNMKASQYVPIHSKQIRGLSFNRQNDSLLLSAALDNTIKLTSLVTNTVVQTYNAGKPVWSCCWCLDNSNYVYAGLINGSVLVYDTRDTSTHVQELEPLRSRCPVASLCYIPRAASSSFPCGGLIAGSLEGGCFWEQVTGTTYRPHVLPLEAAGCTDIQVETESRHCLVTYRPGRSNPSLRCVLMALNRTPQQDSSELPSCSCSPMQTFSAGSSCKLLTKNAVFKSPDGGGMLVCAGDEASNSTMVWDAGSGSLLQKLPADLPVLDISPFSVNGEHFLASLTEKMLKLYKWD; translated from the exons ATGGAGGCCATGGAGGTGGACTCCATCTCTGTAGAGATTCATGGAGAAGCCAGCAGTCAGTCACAGGCTGCTCTTGCAGCCCAGGCTGACGACACCAACACACAGCACATCACTATAGACTCCGGCAGCAGCACCGAGGTggatgacgatgaagatgatgacaacAATGGTGGACAGGGGGCAGCTCGAGCTCCTCCCCGGCTTCCCGCGACTTGGGCGTTTAGTCAGAGGGCGGTGGGCAGGACCGCAACAACGCCGTCAGCGGCTCAGGGGACGCCCATTAGGAGGAGAGTCAG ACAAGGCCTCAGGGTGCACTACCCCAGCCAGACTGCGGCACCCTCCAGAGGCTTTCCAGACTTCCTTCTCCGGGCCCCAGCTGCCAGTGTGGCTGAGCCAGAGTCCGGCAGCACCACAGAGGTCAGCGAATCGGATGAAGAGGACAGAGCAGGGGGAGAGGCAGATCAAAGCACATCTGCCGCTGTGTTGCCTGCTCACTCTGTCCTACCTGCAGGTCCTCACCTCAACATCCTCCATCATCCACAACCTCAGAATTCTGGTTCAGTCA GCTCCAGCTCAGTTGTAGACAATGAGACGACTGAAGCTCAACATCAAGGCACCAAG TTGGTCCCTGGAGCCTCATCCTCCATGCAGTCTTCTCTCTGTGATGAAAGTGAAGGTGACTCGTGCACCATCTGCTTCGAGGCATGGACAACAGCAGGTGAACACAGGCTGTCTGCTCTGCGTTGTGGACACCTTTTCGGCTTCACCTGCATTCAACGCTGGTTGAAAGCTCAGGGCTCTGCTGCTAAATGTCCGCAG TGTAACAAGAAAGCGAAGCGTACAGACATTGTGTTGCTGTATGCCCCCAAGCTTAGAGCACTGGACAACTCTGAGCAGGAGAGCTTAAAGAA gtctTTGGAGCAGGAGCAGTCCCTGAGGAGGAAGGCTGAACTGGAATCGGCTCAGTACAAACTCAAACTACAGGTCATCACCAACAAATATGGACAAGTAGAGCAAGAGCTGCAG GAGCTGAGATCTCTTATGGCCCAGGCTGGTAGAACTTcaatcccctcctcctcctcctccttgggGTCGGTCACAGTCCTTGGCCTCACACACAGGGGGGACGGCTCCAGAGTGGCTCAGTACAGCTTCTCCAAGGCAATTTTGGTGTCTCAGGCTGGAGGCTGCAGGGTTTTGTCATACTGTGAACCTCTGAGTTGCTTGCTGGCCTCACAGCCTTCTCCTCAACCCACACTGGTGCCTG GTTGTGGGGTGAAGAAAGTGAGCGTGGTGAACATGAAGGCTAGTCAGTATGTTCCCATCCACAGTAAACAGATCAGAGGCTTGTCTTTCAATAGACAGAATGACAgtctgctgctgtctgctgcccTGGACAACACCATCAAACTGACCAG TTTGGTGACCAACACAGTGGTTCAGACCTACAATGCAGGTAAACCAGTGTGGAGCTGCTGTTGGTGTTTGGACAACAGTAACTACGTCTACGCTGGTCTGATCAATGGCTCGGTGCTCGTCTAtgacaccagagacaccagcACACATGTCCAGGAGCTGGAGCCGCTTCGTTCCAG GTGTCCTGTGGCGTCTCTGTGCTACATTCCACGGGCAGCATCAAGCTCTTTCCCTTGCGGTGGGCTGATTGCAGGATCTCTGGAGGGTGGGTGTTTCTGGGAGCAGGTCACAGGAACCACATACAGACCACATGTCCTCCCACTGGAGGCCGCCGGTTGTACCGACATCCAGGTGGAGACCGAGAGCCGTCACTGTCTGGTCACATACAGGCCAG GACGTTCCAACCCGTCTCTGCGCTGCGTTCTGATGGCTCTGAACAGAACGCCTCAGCAGGACTCAAGTGAGTTGCccagctgctcctgctctcCAATGCAGACATTCAGTGCTGGCTCATCCTGTAAACTGCTCACCAAGAATGCAGTCTTCAAAAGTCCAGATGGAGGGGGGATGCTGGTCTGTGCTGGGGATGAAGCCTCCAACTCTACCATG GTGTGGGACGCTGGCAGTGGTTCTCTGCTTCAGAAGCTTCCGGCTGACCTCCCGGTGTTGGACATCAGTCCATTTTCTGTGAATGGGGAGCACTTCTTGGCTTCATTGACGGAGAAGATGCTTAAACTATATAAGTGGGACTGA
- the LOC122776405 gene encoding mixed lineage kinase domain-like protein has translation MDFIDPILSIASEIYTLVENVKANKKRCRRVSDRVRALEDLVRSIKERGTIQDSADVGKSLKELSITLKSAQHLIKKYTSANWMQRILKSSSHGDEFNSVNERLNDAFQVLSGALQVEHGNMLYQVFELSSRVKEDEVDGKEDDAELKKLLLEYMKNQQEKMDAMHREFENVKVNVEKVMEMLNKPRVTDEDIRMIRPDELKYDLPKNPFMITSTSEVYKGEYHGFAVVIKRYIDPVNPSPREVRSVFNKEVETMRRFESPNILRMFGICVQDEDGPNPQFLIIMEYCEKGSLRQVLDSEAKLSWIRKARMCFDAAQGIYRLHQTEVKSKVHGCINSSKFLVAEGYRVKLGGFELAKTETSLKKPIKDKDREIRSLCYSSPQMLSDINHVYSKECEMYSFGIVLWEIATRKRPFEGFSDKEIYQKVCKDKCQEMLPDDCPESLEQLINACRSFDSFHRPSSGVLLDKLRCVVTQLEEQ, from the exons ATGGATTTTATAGACCCCATCCTGTCCATTGCCTCAGAAATCTACACCCTGGTTGAAAATGTAAAGGCCAATAAAAAACGCTGCCGGCGAGTGTCTGATCGAGTCAGAGCTCTGGAGGATCTGGTGAGATCCATCAAAGAGAGGGGTACAATCCAAGACTCTGCTGACGTTGGGAAATCCCTCAAAGAACTCTCCATCACTCTGAAATCAGCACAGCATCTCATCAAGAAGTACACCTCAGCCAACTGGATGCAACGAATCCTCAAGTCCAGCAGCCACGGAGATGAATTCAACAGTGTGAACGAACGTCTCAACGATGCGTTCCAGGTGCTGTCCGGAGCTCTGCAGGTGGAGCACGGGAACATGCTGTACCAGGTGTTTGAACTGAGCTCCAGAGTGAAAGAGGATGAGGTTGACGGGAAGGAGGATGATGCAGAGCTGAAGAAAT TGCTCCTGGAATACATGAAAAATCAGCAGGAGAAAATGGACGCCATGCATAGAGAATTTGAAAACGTCAAAGTCAACGTGGAAAAGGTCATGGAGATGT TGAATAAGCCTCGTGTCACCGACGAGGACATCCGAATGATCAGGCCAGATGAGCTGAAGTACGACCTTCCCAAAAATCCCTTCATGATAACGTCGACCTCTGAGGTCTACAAAGGAGAGTATCATGGATTTGCAGTGGTCATCAAGAGATACATAGACCCTGTGAACCCCAGCCCAAG GGAGGTGCGGTCTGTCTTCAATAAGGAAGTTGAAACCATGAGACGTTTTGAGTCGCCCAACATCCTGCGAATGTTTGGCATCTGTGTCCAGGATGAGGACG GGCCCAATCCCCAGTTCCTCATCATCATGGAGTACTGCGAGAAGGGAAGTCTACGACAGGTTCTGGACTCTGAAGCTAAACTGTCATGGATCAGGAAAGCTCGTATGTGTTTCGATGCAGCACAAGGAATCTACCG ACTGCACCAAACTGAAGTCAAAAGTAAAGTTCATGGGTGCATCAACAGCAGCAAGTTTCTGGTCGCTGAAGGCTACAGAGTAAAG CTGGGAGGTTTTGAACTGGCCAAAACAGAGACGTCACTGAAGAAGCCGATAAAGGACAAAGATAGAGAGATCAGGTCCTTGTGCTACTCCTCTCCACAGATGCTCAGTGACATCAACCACGTCTACAGTAAAGAGTGTGAGATGTACAG CTTTGGTATCGTCCTGTGGGAGATTGCAACTCGTAAGAGACCTTTTGAAG GGTTTTCAGATAAGGAAATATATCAGAAAGTGTGCAAAGACAAATGTCAAGAAATGCTTCCTGATGACTGTCCTGAGTCACTTGAACAACTGATCAATGCCTGCCGAAGCTTTGACAGCTTCCACAGACCATCTTCAGGAG TGCTGCTGGACAAACTGCGCTGTGTGGTGACACAGTTAGAGGAGCAATAG
- the LOC122775853 gene encoding arp2/3 complex-activating protein rickA-like, whose product MDKVEMILTVSGLIYKLYEMIETTKANKERCHRVAERVRILEQLVCTVKQRGPDHISDIVGKALNELWFTLLSAKELMMKFTKSKTVKNFALSRGNEERFLKINQRLTENIQVLSATLQVEQGNILQRVYESVSVINQNDMQPLGTAALTPPPLPTPPTSPPMPTPPSPPMPPFMPLPCLHPYAPPMPTPFMPPPMPTPLYPSHAYTFAHASVSPANSQTCPLFHAPPSVRYLSYHAWAVLHVPSAGKPDMGSAMNWHPVQGVPRLWPHMADWLQLHHDPHVEDEVIDNE is encoded by the exons ATGGATAAGGTAGAAATGATCCTCACTGTGTCCGGTCTGATCTACAAGCTGTATGAAATGATTGAGACCACAAAGGCCAACAAGGAGCGCTGCCATAGAGTTGCAGAGAGAGTCAGAATCCTGGAGCAACTCGTCTGCACTGTCAAACAAAGGGGGCCTGACCACATCTCTGACATTGTTGGCAAGGCTCTGAATGAGCTCTGGTTTACTCTGCTTTCTGCCAAGGAGCTGATGATGAAATTCACTAAATCTAAGACTGTGAAAAACTTTGCCCTGTCCAGAGGCAACGAAGAGAGGTTCCTCAAGATCAATCAAAGACTTACTGAAAACATCCAGGTCCTGTCCGCGACTCTGCAGGTCGAACAAGGAAACATACTCCAGAGAGTCTATGAATCAGTTTCAGTTATTAATCAGAATGATATGCAACCTCTTGGAACTGCAGCTCTTACACCTCCCCCCTTGCCTACACCCCCGACATCTCCTCCCATGCCTACACCCCCATCTCCTCCCATGCCTCCCTTTATGCCCCTCCCATGCCTACACCCTTATGCCCCTCCTATGCCTACACCCTTTATGCCCCCTCCTATGCCTACCCCTTTATACCCCTCCCATGCCTACACCTTTGCCCATGCCAGCGTATCACCCGCCAACTCCCAGACCTGCCCACTGTTTCATGCCCCCCCCAGTGTCCGTTACCTCAGCTATCATGCCTGGGCCGTGCTTCATGTCCCCAGTGCAG GCAAACCAGATATGGGCTCTGCCATGAACTGGCaccctgtccagggtgtaccccgcctttggCCCCATATGGcagattggctccagctccaccatgaccctcatgtggaggatgaagtgataGACAATGagtaa
- the tmed6 gene encoding transmembrane emp24 domain-containing protein 6 produces MFWRISCLVLFLASLWAPVHGGPMTSPHPNITDQELFWGSDQYDFSVVLPAGGLECFWHFAHRGEHFYLNFVVQWVTGVGHDSHLSVMVNAPGGLVVSSVDEAKGQINFKAEETGFYQMCFSNFHNRFGNMQIFLSFGVFYEGQQDPAKSKEEERKKKEEAGKDLNNTLTIIADATHRVENQVFHMFRYYSFGRMRKSGDHFLLLSNSQYITWWSTALSLLIVTSGYLQLVFLKRLFVSKTAEEEKPRC; encoded by the exons ATGTTCTGGAGGATTTCTTGCTTGGTTCTTTTTCTTGCTTCTCTCTGGGCTCCGGTTCATGGTGGGCCCATGACGAGCCCCCACCCCAACATAACGGACCAGGAGTTGTTCTGGGGCTCAGATCAGTATGACTTCTCTGTGGTGCTTCCTGCTGGTGGGCTGGAGTGTTTCTGGCACTTTGCTCATCGTGGAGAGCACTTCTACCTGAACTTTGTG GTCCAGTGGGTGACTGGAGTCGGCCATGACTCACACTTGTCTGTCATGGTCAACGCTCCAGGAGGTTTGGTGGTGTCGTCTGTTGACGAGGCAAAGGGTCAGATCAACTTTAAGGCTGAggaaacag GTTTCTATCAAATGTGTTTCAGCAACTTCCACAACCGATTTGGGAACATGCAGATCTTCCTCAGCTTTGGTGTTTTCTACGAGGGCCAGCAGGACCCCGCCaagagcaaagaagaagaaaggaagaagaaggaggaagccGGCAAGGACCTGAACAACACACTGACCATCATAGCG GATGCGACTCACAGAGTGGAGAACCAAGTCTTCCACATGTTCCGCTACTACAGCTTCGGACGCATGCGTAAGAGTGGCGACCACTTCCTGCTGCTGTCCAACTCGCAGTACATCACCTGGTGGTCAACTGCCCTCAGCCTCCTCATCGTCACTTCCGGGTATCTACAGCTAGTCTTCCTCAAAAGGCTCTTTGTCAGCAagacagcagaggaagagaagcCGCGCTGCTGA